CGACTGCCTGCGCGCGCCCGCGACCGACGAGCGCCTCCGCCGCGATCTCGCCGCGTACATGGAGACCTCGGCCGGTGGCGTCCCGCTCTTCTTCGTCGGGAGCGCGCGCTTCGAGGGTGCGCAAGACTCGAGCACGTGGATCGACGCTTTTGCCCGGGCAAAACCGGCCAAATAGGTCCGACCAAGCCGCCGAGCCGATCTCCCTACATTGGCACCTCGGACTGCGCGGCATAGGCAAAAAACCTGGCCCGGGAAGGCGGTCGAGCTATGGTGCTGTCCATGCGGATGCGCCCCTTCCTTTGGTTTGCCGCGGCCTCGGCCGCAGCCGTCGCGGTCGCTTGCGCCACGGGCACCGTCGCGGAGGACGACGACGCAGGCGGAGGCATCGGCGAAGAGGAAGACTCGGGGGTCGTCACGCCGGTGCGCGACTCGGCCACTCCTCCACAGAAGGACGCGGCCGGCCCGACCGACGCGGGCACGGGCGACTCGGGGCCGCTCGTGGATGGCGGCGGAGACGGTGGCACCGACGGAGGCACCGGTCAGTGCGTAGCGCCGAACACCTGCGTGGGCGGCATCACGATGACCCCCGTGAGCGGCGACAAGAACGCCGACACCTCCACACAGACCGGCTCGACATCGCGCTGGCTCAAGATCCGCGTGAGCGAGGACGACAGCAGCATCGTCGGCGAGTCGATGAAGCTGAAGCTCACGCTCACGTCGCCCCCGGGCACGAACTTCGACATGCGTGTCTTCCTCGCGGGAGACGGCTCCGGCCAAAAGTGCCCGCCCGAGGGCGCCGACCGCACGACCAACACCGTCGCCGGGGCGGACGTGACGTCGATCGAGTGGGGCGAGATGGGCATCACCTCGAACGGCTCGGACGACGACCGCACCGTGAGCGTCGAGATCGTGCACGTGTCGGGCACCTGCACCACCGGTCAAAACTGGACCTTGCTCGCCGAGGGCAACAAGCTCTGAAGAGCGCTTCGTGAAGCGCGCTCGGGGCACGTTCGCCGTCGTCGCAGCCGCAGGTCTCCTCGCGTGCACGGCGCCGCCGAACGCCGTGGCGCGCGCGCCGAAGGTCGAGACACGCGCCGAGCCCCACGTGTTCGACGACGACTTCGAGGCCGCGCGCGCAGAGGCCCGGCGCAGGCAGGTGCCGCTCTTCGTCGACGCGTGGGCGCCGTGGTGCCACACGTGCCTCGCCATGCGCGCGAACGTGCTCGCCGATTCTTCGCTCCGCGCCGAACGCCTCCCCGACGGGCGCACGCTGGGCGAGGCGTTCGTGTGGGCCTCGATCGACACGGAGAAGCCGAAAAACCAGGCCTTCGTCGCGAAGTCCCCGAACCGCTCCTGGCCGACGCTGTTCGTGCTCTCCCCCGACGGCGATACCGCGCGGCTCGTATGGGGTGGCTCGGCCACGCGCGCGGAGCTCGTTTCGTTGCTGGTCGACGTGACCTCGTCCGGCGAGGGCTCGTTCGCACGAGCGACGAGGCTCGCCGCCCTCGGTCGAACGAAGGAGGCTCACGCCGCATACGAGGCCATCGCAGGGAACGACAGAGAGCCGCTCGTCGCGAGGGCGCGCGCGGTCGAGGGGATGGTCGGCCTCGCCGGCACGCCCCCGGAGGACGTGCTCACCCTCGCGCGCGCCGCGCTCGAATGGCTCCCTCGAGGCACGTCGCGCGCCGTCGTGCTCGCAGCCGCCCTCGAGGCCCTCGGCGAGACGAAGTCCAAAGACCCTCGCCTCCTCGCGCAGGCCCGGGCCGAAGCCAAGCCGAGCTGCGGAACGGCCCCTTGCGCCGATCCCATGGCCGACGACGATCGGTCGAACCTCTACGAGGCCTTGTGCGCCTACGACGATGCCGTGGGCGACGCCCTTGCCAAGACCGACGACGCGGCGAAGTGGCTCGCCACGATCGAGGCGACGCGGGCGTCCGCCACGTCGGCCGAAGCTCGCCTGGCGACCGACGCGCATCTCCTCCTCGCGGCCGAAGCGGCCAAGCGGGTGGCTCGTGTGCTCCCTGCCCTCGAGGCCTCGGCGCGTGCCTTCCCCGCGGACGGGAACACGCACGCGAGGCTCGCGCGCGCCAAGGCCGCCCTCGGGGAGTGGGAGGCGGCCGTGAGCGAAGGTCGGCGTGCCCTTTCCCACCTCGAGGGACCGAGGCTCCTCCGTGTGGCGGGAGCCCTCGCCGACGCGCTCGAGAAGGTCGGGCGCCCCGCAGAGGCCCGAGAGGCCCTCGATCTCGCGCTCCGAAGGACCTCGACGCTCGCGCTCACGGAACGCCAGCGCGCCCTGGCCGACACCCTCACGCGGCGAAGGGACGCCCTCCGGCCCAGCCCGGCGGCGCCCTGACGATCTCTGGGGTAGCCTAGTGACGTGAGCACGGTACGCTGAAGGGCATGCCGTACGCTGCCCTCGCCACGGTCACGGTCGCGCTCGTCGTGTTGGCGTTGGGTGGGCTCGCCGCGCGCAGAGCTCGCCGCGGACGACACCGTGGCCTCCCTCGGCGCCCCATCGCGGCGAAGCGCCTGCCCCGAGGGACGGGCACCGTCGAGATCGGCGACGGGCTCTTCGAACGCGCGCGCCTCGACGACGTGCCGCACCCCACCGCAGGGATCACGGCGTCCCCCCCCAGGGGCTTCTCACGCGTGCCCGCAGGGCCTCACGTCGTTCGCCTTACGAGCGACGAAAAACCGAACGAATTCGAAGAGATCAACATCACCGTCGTCGCGGGAGAGCGCGTCGTGATCGGGCTCGATCGCACACGCTCCCCGGCCGTCGTCGCGCGCGAGCCGGAGCCCGCCGCGTTCGATGCATCGTACATTCATTACCCGACGTGGGCGCGAGGTGTCGGGCTCACGATCCTCGACCGAGCCGTGCGCGCGCGCGATCCTCAAGGCGCTTGATGTCCTCTTTGGTGCTCCAGGCGACGAGCACCACGGCGAGCAGCGAGAGGTTCGCCCCGGCCTGCACGAAAAACCGAAGGCCGGGGAACTTGGCCGACGCGAAGAACGCCGCGAGGTACGCGAGCGACGCGAACACGAACCGAACCTCGGTCGTGACGGCAAGCATGACGGTGAGGAGCGACCAGAGCGCGAGGACGAGCGCCACGTGGAAGTGCAGCGGGAGACCGAGCAAGAGCGCGCCGGGCACGGCGAGCACCTGGGAGGCGTACCCCACGAGCAGCGTGTAGGCCATCGCCTTGTTGATGTGGGTCTTCCGGAGCGAGTCGCGCGCCCACACGACGAACGCCGCGCACATGACGGTGAGCCCCGTCGTGCGGAGGAGCAGCACGTCGACCGCGGGCTCGGCCTCGTGGAGCACCGCGAGCCCGAGCGGCCCTACGACGCCGATCACGCCGAACACGATCGCCACGAAGAGCCGCGTCCGCCGGCCGACGTTGGGATCGTATTGCTCCTCGAGCTTGTCGAGCTTCTCGAGGCGCCGCTTCTCTTCTTCGCGAGCCTTCATCGCGGCCTCGACGCGCGAGACGAGCTCCTCGGGGGGCTCGGGCATCTCGGCCAAGATGGAGTGCGCGGCCTCGGCCGAGCCGGCCTCGAGCTCGTAGCCGATCATGCGTACGGACACGGCGTGGAGACCGTCGCGTGCGTCGGTGTTGTCGGGCCACGAGCGCAGGGCCTCGAGGAAGCCGAAGCGCGCCGCGCCGAACAGGTTGTAGACGAGCTGCCGCTCGGGAGGCGTAGGCGAGGCGAGCGCGTTCAAGAGCTCGCGGCTCTTCTCTTCGGCGAGCGCCGTGAGCGCGCTCGAGCCGCGATGGGTGAGAAAATCCAAGATCGCGTTCCGGAGGTCGGCGACGTTCGCGTATCTATCTTCCTTTTTTCGCGCCATCGCGCGCAGGCACACCTGCTCGAGCTCCTTGGGCACGTCGCCCGGAAACTCGGGCGAGGAGCGCACGATGTGCTGCATCATCTCGACGAACGAGCGCCCGTCGTGCGGCGGTTTTCCAGCGACGATCTCGTAGAGCGTCGCGCCCACGAGGTAGACATCGGTGCGCTCGTCGATACGCGGAGGGGACTCGCCGAGCATCTCGGGCGCCATGTAGCAAGGCGTCCCCGCGGGCTCGGTGGCGTCGCGCGCGAGCGGGAGGCGACCCGAGCCGTCGTCGACGAGGCTCACGGCGATGCCCCAATCGAGCAGGTAGACCTCGCCGAGCTCGCCGACCATGACGTTCTCGGGCTTCACGTCGCGGTGAACGATGCCGACCTGGTGGGCGCGGCTCAGGGCGAGCGTGACCTGCACGAGCACCCGCAGGTGCCACTCGAGCAGATCGACCACGCCGTGTTTCTCTTTGACCAGGGACGGCTCGGCGAGGAGGGCGTCCCACGAGGTGCCCTCGACCTTCCGCATCACGATGTGAGGTCGACCGGCGTCGTCGGTGCCGAGATCGTAAATGGGGATGACGTTCGGGTGCTCGAGCCGGCCCGTGAGCCACGCCTCGCGGAGGAGCCGCATCGCCGCGTCGCCGCCGGATTTCCGCCCTCCGCCGGCCTCGCCCGCGTCGCGTAGGGTCTTGACGGCCACGAGCCTGCCGAGGGCCGACTGCTCCGCCATGCGCACGATGCCCATGCCGCCCTCGCCGAGGGTCGACTTGAGGACGAACCCTGGGAGGGTGCCCGCGCCAGGCTCCGCTCTGTGCAGGCCCGCCCGCGCGCGCTCGTCGGCCGAGGCGTGCCGAGACCGAGGCTCGATGGTGGAGCGAGGACGATCGACGAAGGTCGCGCCGAGGTCGCGAAGGAGCGGGAGCGTCGCGAGGTGCTCGGCGGCGTCGTCGGGAGACAGGGTGTCGTCGAGCTCGAGGCTCTTCACGAAGGCAGAATGCGCGCTCTGCCCCTTTTTTGGAAGCCTTCGGCCAGGTATTTGGGGCGCATGCGCTCCAAGAAGCCACTCCGCCTCCCGCCGTGGGCGCACGCTCTCCTCGCCCTCGTGGCCCTCGTGACGGCGCTCGCGGCGCGACCGCCTTCGGCGATGGCGCAGCTCAAGGTCCCCACGCCCGCGCCGTCGGCATCGGCGAAGGCCGCGAACCCTGCCGACGACGACGAGGCGGTCGCGTTCGACTCGCCTCGCGCCAGCATGACCCGGTACCTCGCGGCCGCGAACGAGGGGCGCTTCGTGGAGGCCGCGGCCTACCTCGAGCTCTCCAAGGCCGACGCCCCGAAAGGCCCCGAGCTCGCGCGCATGCTCGACATCGTGCTCGCGCGAAAGCTCTGGCTCGACCCGGGCCAGCTGTCGCCCCACGCCGCCGGCAAGAAGGACGACGGCCTCCCCGCGAACGTCGACGAGATCGGGCGGATCCGCACCAAGGACGGGAAGCTCGTCCCCATCCGCATCGTGCGCAAAGAGGCGCGATCGGGCGACGAAGAGCCAAGGTGGGTATTTTCCGCACAGACGGTCTCGTTGATCGACGGCCTCTACGACGAGCTCGGCGAGCGCTGGGCGCGCAGCAAGCTCTCTCCGTTCTTCTTTCGCGAGCTGCCGGGCTCGTTCCTCGTGTGGCACGCAGGCGCGCTCGTGCTGCTCGTCCTGCTCTCGGCGCTCGTCGCGCGGCCGCTCGGGTTCGTCGCGATCGGCGTCGCGGGCTACATGGCGAAGAGGGCGCGGCTCGCGTGGAGCCC
The DNA window shown above is from Myxococcales bacterium and carries:
- a CDS encoding thioredoxin family protein, with the protein product MKRARGTFAVVAAAGLLACTAPPNAVARAPKVETRAEPHVFDDDFEAARAEARRRQVPLFVDAWAPWCHTCLAMRANVLADSSLRAERLPDGRTLGEAFVWASIDTEKPKNQAFVAKSPNRSWPTLFVLSPDGDTARLVWGGSATRAELVSLLVDVTSSGEGSFARATRLAALGRTKEAHAAYEAIAGNDREPLVARARAVEGMVGLAGTPPEDVLTLARAALEWLPRGTSRAVVLAAALEALGETKSKDPRLLAQARAEAKPSCGTAPCADPMADDDRSNLYEALCAYDDAVGDALAKTDDAAKWLATIEATRASATSAEARLATDAHLLLAAEAAKRVARVLPALEASARAFPADGNTHARLARAKAALGEWEAAVSEGRRALSHLEGPRLLRVAGALADALEKVGRPAEAREALDLALRRTSTLALTERQRALADTLTRRRDALRPSPAAP
- a CDS encoding serine/threonine protein kinase; translated protein: MKSLELDDTLSPDDAAEHLATLPLLRDLGATFVDRPRSTIEPRSRHASADERARAGLHRAEPGAGTLPGFVLKSTLGEGGMGIVRMAEQSALGRLVAVKTLRDAGEAGGGRKSGGDAAMRLLREAWLTGRLEHPNVIPIYDLGTDDAGRPHIVMRKVEGTSWDALLAEPSLVKEKHGVVDLLEWHLRVLVQVTLALSRAHQVGIVHRDVKPENVMVGELGEVYLLDWGIAVSLVDDGSGRLPLARDATEPAGTPCYMAPEMLGESPPRIDERTDVYLVGATLYEIVAGKPPHDGRSFVEMMQHIVRSSPEFPGDVPKELEQVCLRAMARKKEDRYANVADLRNAILDFLTHRGSSALTALAEEKSRELLNALASPTPPERQLVYNLFGAARFGFLEALRSWPDNTDARDGLHAVSVRMIGYELEAGSAEAAHSILAEMPEPPEELVSRVEAAMKAREEEKRRLEKLDKLEEQYDPNVGRRTRLFVAIVFGVIGVVGPLGLAVLHEAEPAVDVLLLRTTGLTVMCAAFVVWARDSLRKTHINKAMAYTLLVGYASQVLAVPGALLLGLPLHFHVALVLALWSLLTVMLAVTTEVRFVFASLAYLAAFFASAKFPGLRFFVQAGANLSLLAVVLVAWSTKEDIKRLEDRARARLGRGS